A section of the Sebastes fasciatus isolate fSebFas1 chromosome 21, fSebFas1.pri, whole genome shotgun sequence genome encodes:
- the LOC141759427 gene encoding bucky ball-like: MDDGSKQPQTFGSGQQRAQHPRPFFYVQPPTQPYYLYQHWQMNNPYNQYGVPGGLNYGRPCMNPNPYQYMQYPGFVYPHAPIYPMDYRRMFEPRFQPPPWNDMPRQQQQQQQHQHHPQPYGRREMACSEAQTDPSDAITKLIECLDKIRATELQGAERELDSGVASQSSGMFSPVEEKKSEEQSLVLPSAPDHSHSESSAVTFSDSTTAVYDGESSQRSLEGLSPHGCWSAGLEEEYPLDSSSIHEECPELEQSAEDEHFLPLEKAEVAGIQSDILATDAGVPRCDAEELLKQGVDPILPSTTSQLVHKDDKSGDTVSKTEHLKANPSYQILKLPFESVLTPGDAAAGHLPSPTAPYYYNYLSMPIAHERMSVLSPSLDELSSRDEMFSTDLDDADLFPKHMYAGRRLAEVVSGSPQAAEEEEVWLPGSKRFMCACCGKSLAKGAGRSKVHGSKMYREEAGDSEEESRYGRGCEQPVRLVVRKHTAPRKPHPVPLRHAAKPWYKRGQCQDPSDPVTQEEGHDVCKQESADGEAGEMTSGELQCRTCQDRLCREDVTMSADQGRWGDGDVIPRRRQAAPLQRQEMSTQRKVMYHRPRDEDKDDDEPPPFHWERGSMMRGEPRC, encoded by the exons ATGGACG ATGGAAGCAAACAACCACAGACATTTGGGAGTGGACAGCAGAGAGCTCAACATCCCAGACCTTTCTTCTATGTCCAGCCACCAACTCAACCTTATTACCTCTACCAGCACTGGCAGATGAACAACCCATACAACCAATATGGTGTACCTGGAG GTCTTAACTATGGCCGTCCCTGCATGAACCCGAACCCGTACCAGTACATGCAGTATCCCGGGTTTGTTTACCCTCACGCCCCGATATATCCGATGGATTACAGGCGAATGTTTGAGCCTCGCTTCCAACCTCCTCCCTGGAATGACATGCctcgccagcagcagcagcagcagcagcatcagcatcaccCACAGCCTTACGGGCGTCGAGAAATGGCCTGCTCAGAGGCTCAAACCGACCCCAGTGACGCCATAACCAAACTCATCGAGTGCCTGGATAAAATCCGAGCCACTGAGCTGCAGGGCGCCGAGAGGGAACTCGACTCTGGTGTCGCCTCGCAGTCCTCGGGAATGTTTTCTCCAGTAGAAGAGAAGAAAAGCGAAGAGCAGAGTCTCGTCCTGCCTTCAGCGCCTGATCACAGCCATTCAGAGTCTTCAGCTGTGACCTTCAGTGACTCCACAACAGCGGTGTACGACGGCGAGTCCAGCCAGAGGAGCCTAGAAGGCCTGAGCCCTCACGGATGCTGGTCGGCAGGACTGGAAGAGGAGTATCCTCTCGATAGCTCCTCTATTCACGAAGAATGTCCTGAGCTGGAGCAGTCAGCAGAAGACGAACACTTCCTCCCTCTTGAGAAAGCAGAGGTCGCGGGTATCCAGTCAGATATCTTGGCGACTGATGCAGGTGTTCCCAGATGTGACGCTGAAGAGCTCCTGAAGCAGGGAGTGGATCCAATCCTGCCTTCTACCACCAGTCAGCTGGTGCACAAAGATGATAAAAGTGGCGACACGGTCTCAAAGACAGAACATCTGAAAGCTAATCCCAGCTACCAGATCCTCAAGCTGCCCTTTGAGAGCGTTTTGACACCTGGAGATGCTGCAGCCGGCCACCTCCCCTCCCCTACTGCTccctactactacaactacctATCCATGCCGATCGCCCACGAGCGGATGAGCGTTCTCAGTCCGTCTCTGGACGAGCTGTCCTCCAGAGACGAGATGTTCTCCACAGATCTGGACGATGCAGATCTTTTCCCCAAACACATGTACGCAGGCAGGAGGCTCGCAGAGGTCGTGAGCGGGTCTCCACAAGctgctgaagaagaagaagtgtggcTGCCGGGCTCAAAGAGGTTCATGTGCGCCTGCTGCGGGAAAAGCCTCGCAAAAGGGGCCGGAAGGAGCAAAGTCCACGGCTCCAAGATGTAcagggaggaagccggagactCTGAGGAGGAAAGCAGGTATGGAAGAGGGTGTGAGCAGCCCGTCAGATTGGTTGTGAGGAAGCATACTGCACCCAGGAAGCCCCATCCGGTACCGCTGAGACACGCTGCAAAACCTTGGTATAAAAGAGGCCAATGCCAAGATCCGTCCGATCCAGTGACCCAAGAGGAAGGTCATGATGTCTGTAAGCAGGAGTCAGCTGATGGTGAGGCTGGAGAGATGACCAGTGGTGAGCTGCAGTGCAGAACATGTCAGG ACAGACTCTGCAGAGAAGATGTGACCATGTCAGCTGACCAAGGCAGGTGGGGAGACGGTGACGTGATTCCCAGGAGGAGACAAGCAGCCCCTCTTCAACGACAAG